In a genomic window of Quercus lobata isolate SW786 chromosome 4, ValleyOak3.0 Primary Assembly, whole genome shotgun sequence:
- the LOC115983444 gene encoding uncharacterized protein LOC115983444, whose amino-acid sequence MPLLNSCNCPWVCIRDFNFTTSDNEVLSGFKGGGSSSTNYLKDLIYEFGAVDLGFSGNKYTWVRGQWGSSAIKRKLDKEIASISWRLTFPKASVTHLGAINSDHTPILLDINLDDSFAHKPFRFEAAWVRDNGCNTVVEKAWNEVSRGSALVNFCKKQAATRSALQKWNKEVFGHCQDKINGLMERISDIEKNPPSEDNGRDEEAL is encoded by the coding sequence ATGCCTCTCCTGAATTCTTGCAATTGCCCTTGGGTGTGCATTAGAGATTTCAACTTCACCACTAGCGATAATGAAGTGCTTAGTGGATTCAAAGGAGGTGGCTCCTCATCCACCAACTATCTAAAGGATTTAATTTATGAGTTTGGAGCTGTGGACTTGGGTTTTTCTGGTAATAAGTATACTTGGGTGAGAGGTCAGTGGGGCAGTTCAGCAATTAAAAGAAAGTTGGACAAAGAGATTGCGAGCATATCATGGCGGTTAACTTTCCCTAAAGCATCGGTTACTCACTTGGGAGCCATCAACTCTGATCATACCCCTATCCTTTTGGACATAAACCTAGATGATAGCTTTGCTCACAAACCTTTCAGGTTTGAAGCCGCCTGGGTAAGAGACAATGGGTGCAACACAGTAGTGGAAAAGGCTTGGAATGAAGTATCAAGAGGATCCGCACTtgttaatttttgtaaaaagcAAGCCGCGACCAGATCAGCTCTTCAGAAATGGAATAAAGAAGTTTTTGGGCATTGTCAGGATAAAATCAATGGACTGATGGAAAGAATATCTGACATAGAAAAAAACCCTCCCTCAGAGGACAATGGCAGGGATGAAGAAGCACTTTAA